In Crassostrea angulata isolate pt1a10 chromosome 6, ASM2561291v2, whole genome shotgun sequence, a genomic segment contains:
- the LOC128188753 gene encoding uncharacterized protein LOC128188753 isoform X3, which yields MPWTLTFLASLVTFCSVFDGFLFQSLDCKPNEYISLYYGRTMVVCNTSDDDVIKLDNKLLSKMIVPTHIWSLALSVLNLVSRVALSDSSFKSRLPDYRDHACARECEEDGAPLTCQYDFTLEYYYTLTQACYGCPYNTTDCFRPHCVAADGVSRGIMTVNRMMPGPAIRVCEGDTIIVNVKNKLEGGEGTAIHWHGILQSKTPYMDGVAMLTQCPINRHQTFQYKFLAETPGTHFWHAHAGLQRADGVFGALVIRQPKSRDYHSALYDHDLPEHTILLNDWIGEMGASRFAGHHHAMTEHLPESILINGRATLKTFPPRSEGGAHNGHGGHVMPMETNGHQLAGHSMHESSGNQHNDHAMHESSGNQHSDHMMRESSGNQHSDHMMQHESSGNQHAGHMMHGSSGNQHAGHMMHGSSGNQHAGHMMQEPNGHQMPMHSNDNGVRQTTSSDNENSMDSLPTTNPAMHNMHNMHNMHTLGMPTTHGDHSMGMNTMGMNGGDHSMHNMNSMGMNNGEGHMNNGDNEMPSAMESLTTLSNSDLEQMLANSEHQMHQMHQMSMRRRRSANENSVTAPTTSDDSDKPSPSPVPVQTPHSILMVKQGQRYRFRVASNGVNNCPIEFSVDNHTIIVISSDGTPFKPVHVQSFNIFAGERYDFILNANKPSGNYWIRTRGLADCGSDYNSVSQTAILRYEGAMPMFPKESTDYDAMERSGMKLNPFNKNSDSHTMNVDRMESLIPDDISLKVKPDRVFYLGMDFNMIENYRFNDPDFYPLQHMMHKEGGGGHAHHMFSPQINKISYSAPPSPPLSQYTKDMEDSFCDHNSFKEKNCKKELCECTHRVKIKLGEVVEMVLVDEGKHMDNNHPMHMHGYNFRVVAMEKLGNSTSVEHVRLLDDMGLINRKLHRAISKDTVTVPDGGYTIIRFHATNPGFWLFHCHIAFHMEMGMSMVIQVGEPEQMPKPPPNFPRCGDWTPKEQEQPEENLCPSPPPPPSAANFAIDPPTSTAAPVVTTSSPRPSDTISSTVPPKTSTQFTSTSEVASDLPGWNPTDN from the exons ATGCCCTGGACGTTGACTTTCTTAGCGTCTCTGGTGACGTTCTGTAGTGTTTTCGATGGGTTTCTTTTCCAATCGTTAGACTGTAAGCCCAATGAGTACATTTCTCTTTATTATGGACGGACAATGGTTGTGTGCAACACCTCCGATGACGATGTCATCAAACTGGATAATAAG ttgttGAGTAAAATGATCGTTCCAACTCACATCTGGAGCCTGGCTCTGTCCGTCCTGAATCTGGTCTCCCGAGTGGCCCTGTCTGACTCCTCCTTCAAGTCCCGTCTCCCGG ATTACCGAGACCACGCATGCGCCCGTGAGTGCGAGGAGGACGGTGCCCCTTTGACCTGCCAGTACGACTTCACCCTAGAATACTACTACACCCTGACCCAAGCGTGCTATGGCTGCCCCTATAACACCACCGACTGCTTCCGGCCCCACTGCGTGGCGGCTGACGGGGTGTCACGGGGGATAATGACCGTCAATAGAATGATGCCTGGCCCCGCGATACGT GTGTGTGAAGGCGATACAATcattgtaaatgtcaaaaacaagCTGGAGGGAGGGGAGGGAACTGCGATTCACTGGCACGGGATTCTTCAGAGTAAGACGCCCTACATGGACGGGGTGGCGATGCTGACCCAGTGTCCCATCAACAGACACCAAACATTCCAGTACAA gtttttagCCGAGACTCCGGGTACCCATTTTTGGCACGCCCATGCTGGTTTACAAAGAGCAGACGGCGTGTTTGGCGCTCTTGTTATTCGTCAGCCAAAATCACGTGACTATCATTCTGCCCTCTATGATCATGATTTGCCGGAACATACCATTTTACTCAACGACTGGATCGGTGAAATGGGCGCCTCACGATTTGCTGGTCACCATCATGCTATGACAGAACATCTCCCAGAATCAATTTTGATCAATG gACGGGCAACACTTAAAACCTTTCCACCCCGCTCAGAAGGCGGCGCTCACAATGGTCATGGAGGTCACGTGATGCCTATGGAAACCAATGGACATCAACTAGCAGGCCATTCAATGCATGAATCTAGTGGTAATCAACACAACGATCACGCGATGCATGAATCGAGCGGAAACCAACATTCAGATCACATGATGCGCGAATCAAGCGGAAATCAACATTCAGATCACATGATGCAACATGAGTCAAGCGGAAACCAACATGCAGGTCACATGATGCACGGATCAAGCGGAAACCAACATGCAGGCCACATGATGCACGGATCAAGCGGAAACCAACATGCAGGCCACATGATGCAAGAGCCAAACGGCCATCAAATGCCCATGCATAGCAACGATAATGGTGTCCGGCAGACAACAAGCAGTGATAACGAAAATTCCATGGACTCTCTTCCGACGACTAATCCTGCAATGCATAACATGCACAACATGCATAACATGCACACATTGGGAATGCCGACCACGCATGGTGACCACAGTATGGGAATGAACACAATGGGGATGAACGGAGGCGATCACAGCATGCACAATATGAACTCTATGGGAATGAACAACGGTGAAGGCCATATGAACAATGGCGACAACGAAATGCCCAGTGCTATGGAGTCTCTAACAACGCTTTCGAACTCGGATCTGGAACAAATGCTGGCCAATTCCGAACACCAAATGCATCAGATGCACCAGATGTCCATGCGCAGGCGACGAAGTGCCAATGAAAACTCTGTCACCGCTCCAACAACCAGTGACGATTCGGATAAACCGTCCCCTTCACCTGTCCCCGTCCAAACGCCACATTCCATTCTTATGGTTAAACAAGGCCAGCGCTACAGGTTTAGAGTGGCCAGTAATGGCGTCAACAACTGCCCTATCGAATTCTCTGTCGACAATCACACCATCATCGTCATCAGCTCCGACGGTACCCCTTTCAAACCCGTTCATGTTCAGTCTTTCAACATATTTGCTGGAGAGCGATACGACTTTATACTCAACGCTAATAAACCAAGTGGTAATTATTGGATTCGGACTCGTGGTCTCGCTGATTGTGGGTCCGATTACAACTCTGTTAGTCAAACTGCCATCTTGCGATATGAAGGTGCAATGCCCATGTTTCCAAAGGAGTCCACAGATTATGATGCCATGGAGAGATCTGGAATG AAATTGAATCCATTCAACAAGAATTCTGATTCACACACGATGAATGTAGACCGCATGGAGTCTCTTATCCCTGACGACATCTCGCTCAAGGTCAAACCAGACCGAGTGTTCTATCTGGGAATGGATTTCAATATGATAGAGAATTATCGGTTTAACGATCCCGACTTCTACCCTCTCCAGCACATGATGCACAAAGAAGGAGGAGGGGGACACGCCCATCACATGTTTTCGCCCCAGATCAACAAGATCTCCTACTCAGCCCCTCCTTCGCCGCCACTCAGTCAATACACCAAGGACATGGAG gATAGCTTTTGTGATCATAATTCTTTCAAAGAAAAGAATTGCAAAAAAGAGTTGTGTGAATGCACGCACAGAGTCAAGATCAAGCTTGGAGAGGTCGTAGAAATGGTGCTAGTAGACGAAGGAAAGCACATGGACAACAACCACCCAATGCACATGCACGGATACAACTTCCGGGTTGTTGCCATGGAGAAG ttgGGCAATAGTACTTCTGTCGAACATGTGCGCTTACTGGATGATATGGGATTGATTAACAGAAAGTTACATCGAGCCATCTCAAAGGATACTGTTACCGTACCAGATGGAGGTTACACTATCATCAGGTTCCATGCCACCAATCCAG GATTTTGGTTATTCCATTGTCACATCGCCTTCCACATGGAAATGGGGATGAGTATGGTCATCCAAGTAGGAGAACCGGAACAGATGCCTAAACCTCCCCCGAATTTCCCGCGCTGTGGCGACTGGACGCCCAAGGAGCAGGAGCAGCCCGAGGAGAATCTCTGCCCTTCGCCGCCGCCGCCACCGTCGGCCGCCAACTTCGCAATAGATCCGCCAACGTCCACCGCCGCACCTGTGGTCACTACCAGCTCGCCTCGCCCCTCCGACACCATTTCTTCTACAGTCCCGCCT AAAACATCCACCCAATTCACATCAACATCAGAGG TTGCATCAGATTTACCTGGGTGGAATCCAACAGACAACTGA